Proteins co-encoded in one Kutzneria chonburiensis genomic window:
- a CDS encoding nuclear transport factor 2 family protein, translated as MYQDLITRLERIEAELALHRLAQQYCVAADHRDLALWREVWTPEAVWETSAEPDYIFTSIDAICSAVQRQWETFPVMQHGTVNHIVDIGSGVATGRCDVIVHVQLPDCSWITGGGSYTDEYRWHDGRWRIARRAVTGAFDIGPLPPMPAPPDA; from the coding sequence ATGTACCAGGATCTGATCACTCGGCTGGAGCGGATCGAGGCCGAGCTGGCGCTGCATCGGCTGGCCCAGCAGTACTGCGTCGCGGCCGATCACCGTGACCTCGCGCTCTGGCGTGAGGTGTGGACGCCGGAGGCGGTGTGGGAGACCAGCGCCGAGCCCGACTACATCTTCACCAGCATCGACGCCATCTGTTCCGCGGTGCAGCGGCAGTGGGAGACCTTCCCGGTGATGCAGCACGGCACCGTGAACCACATCGTCGACATCGGCTCGGGTGTGGCGACCGGCCGCTGCGATGTGATCGTCCACGTACAGCTGCCGGACTGCAGCTGGATCACGGGCGGCGGCTCCTACACGGACGAGTATCGGTGGCACGACGGCCGGTGGCGGATCGCCCGGCGCGCGGTGACAGGGGCCTTCGACATCGGGCCTCTGCCGCCGATGCCCGCCCCGCCTGATGCCTGA
- a CDS encoding alpha/beta fold hydrolase, whose translation MMFTESHVPVGPDVTLFVARTASAAGTPLLVVHGGPDWDHTYLRDPLYRLANVVLPDLRGCGRSTRDLPPHRYTWDAVVADLLALLDALGIVRTDVLGFSTGGLIAQRLVLTAPHRFRRLVVASSSVLPVPPGPPRDVVPHGLEGAEANRADAVAAAPVEVWRDEARADYLARVAAVRFSGDWWYPWTAGTLPPVRVPDAAARLADLGLPILLLHGRQDMTFPAFLATEAAALNPAARAVILDDAAHAAHIDQPDAWIAALTEFLD comes from the coding sequence ATGATGTTCACCGAGAGCCATGTGCCGGTCGGCCCCGACGTCACCCTTTTCGTCGCGCGGACCGCGTCCGCCGCCGGCACGCCCCTGCTCGTCGTGCACGGTGGTCCCGACTGGGACCACACCTATCTACGCGATCCCTTGTACCGCTTGGCCAACGTCGTGCTGCCCGACCTTCGCGGCTGCGGCCGCTCCACCCGTGACCTGCCGCCTCACCGCTACACCTGGGACGCCGTCGTCGCCGACCTGCTCGCTCTGCTCGACGCCCTCGGCATCGTGCGGACCGATGTCCTCGGCTTCTCCACCGGCGGCTTGATCGCCCAGCGCCTCGTCCTCACCGCCCCACACCGCTTCCGCCGCTTGGTCGTCGCCTCTTCCAGCGTGCTCCCCGTGCCGCCGGGGCCGCCTCGGGACGTCGTCCCGCACGGACTCGAAGGCGCCGAGGCCAACCGTGCCGACGCCGTCGCCGCGGCACCCGTCGAGGTCTGGCGGGACGAAGCCCGTGCCGACTACCTAGCCCGCGTCGCCGCCGTCCGCTTCTCCGGCGACTGGTGGTATCCGTGGACCGCCGGCACCCTCCCACCCGTCCGCGTTCCCGACGCCGCCGCGCGCCTCGCCGACCTCGGGCTCCCCATCCTCTTGCTGCACGGCCGCCAGGACATGACCTTCCCCGCCTTCCTCGCCACCGAAGCCGCCGCCCTCAACCCCGCCGCTCGCGCCGTGATCCTCGACGACGCCGCCCACGCCGCCCACATCGACCAGCCCGACGCCTGGATCGCCGCCCTCACCGAGTTCCTGGACTGA
- a CDS encoding suppressor of fused domain protein, whose protein sequence is MTDLPDHLERFLGPIEAGVRGDDSTPNGVQVVHFGDGAPFAGVTTSATLGLSNHHLGQGGLHQELLMHVPTTRQPGNLAGVLFQVAAELLGRGRGLGRGEVLGPRGVLFPDTGMTALVAAAPVYLPDDFAVCDTPAAPVVLTWLIPLTDAEARFATEHGWPALEDLFVQQNPDLTDLARASVVL, encoded by the coding sequence GTGACCGACCTGCCAGATCATCTGGAGCGTTTTCTCGGGCCGATCGAGGCCGGGGTTCGGGGCGACGACTCGACTCCGAACGGGGTGCAAGTCGTCCACTTCGGCGACGGCGCGCCCTTTGCCGGGGTGACGACGTCGGCAACGCTTGGCCTGTCGAACCACCACCTGGGGCAGGGCGGCCTCCATCAGGAGCTGCTGATGCACGTTCCGACGACGCGCCAGCCGGGCAATCTCGCCGGCGTGTTGTTCCAGGTCGCGGCGGAGCTGCTGGGACGAGGGCGAGGGCTGGGACGCGGCGAAGTGCTTGGCCCGCGCGGAGTCCTGTTCCCGGACACCGGGATGACCGCGTTGGTCGCCGCCGCGCCGGTCTATCTGCCGGATGACTTCGCCGTGTGCGACACGCCCGCGGCCCCGGTCGTGCTGACGTGGCTGATCCCCCTCACCGACGCGGAGGCCCGGTTCGCCACCGAGCACGGCTGGCCGGCGTTGGAAGACCTGTTCGTGCAGCAGAACCCTGATCTGACCGACCTGGCCCGCGCGAGCGTGGTTCTGTAG
- the rlmB gene encoding 23S rRNA (guanosine(2251)-2'-O)-methyltransferase RlmB: MAGNSQRRGAMRKTGTKKGAVVGSGGQRSKGLEGKGPTPKASERTGHPAQRKANAAAARKEDQQKRAKRAGSSAETVAGRNPVVECLRAGVPATALYVAIGIDADERVSESIKLAGNRGISVLEVARGELDRITAGAMHQGLGLQVPPYEYRHPDELLKQAQDSGEPPLLVALDGVTDPRNLGAVVRSAAAFGAQGVLLPQRRSAGMTAVAWRTSAGTAARMPIAVATNLTRTLKDWASEGLMIIGLDADATISSDELELATGPLVVVVGSEGRGLSRLVKETCDQTVSIPMAAGVESLNASVAAGVVLAEVARRRRAAGRI, translated from the coding sequence ATGGCCGGTAACTCCCAGCGGCGCGGCGCCATGCGCAAGACTGGCACGAAGAAGGGCGCCGTCGTCGGCTCGGGTGGCCAGCGTTCCAAGGGCCTCGAGGGCAAGGGCCCGACGCCCAAGGCGTCCGAGCGCACCGGGCATCCGGCGCAGCGCAAGGCCAACGCCGCTGCCGCGCGCAAGGAAGACCAGCAGAAGCGGGCCAAGCGCGCTGGCAGCTCGGCCGAGACGGTCGCCGGCCGCAACCCGGTCGTCGAGTGTCTGCGGGCCGGCGTGCCGGCCACCGCGCTGTACGTGGCCATCGGCATCGACGCCGACGAGCGCGTGTCCGAGTCGATCAAGCTGGCCGGCAACCGGGGCATCTCCGTGCTGGAGGTGGCCCGCGGCGAGCTGGACCGGATCACCGCCGGCGCCATGCACCAGGGCCTCGGCCTCCAGGTGCCGCCGTACGAGTACCGGCACCCCGACGAGCTGCTCAAGCAGGCCCAGGACAGCGGCGAGCCGCCGCTGCTGGTCGCGTTGGACGGCGTCACCGACCCGCGCAACCTCGGTGCCGTCGTGCGCTCCGCCGCCGCGTTCGGCGCGCAGGGCGTGCTGCTGCCGCAGCGGCGCAGCGCCGGCATGACCGCCGTGGCTTGGCGGACCAGCGCCGGCACCGCCGCCCGGATGCCGATCGCCGTGGCCACCAACCTCACGCGGACGCTGAAGGACTGGGCGTCCGAGGGGCTCATGATCATCGGCCTCGACGCCGACGCGACGATCTCCTCCGACGAACTCGAGCTGGCCACCGGTCCGCTCGTTGTCGTCGTCGGCTCGGAGGGGCGCGGGCTCTCCCGGCTGGTGAAGGAGACGTGCGACCAGACGGTGTCCATCCCGATGGCCGCTGGTGTCGAGTCGCTCAACGCGTCCGTGGCGGCCGGCGTCGTGCTGGCCGAGGTGGCCCGGCGTCGGCGGGCGGCCGGCCGGATCTGA
- a CDS encoding MBOAT family O-acyltransferase — translation MNFVSPLFLWYFVPVVLLAVLVTPRGWRNGVVAVASLFFYAAGAGPTTLLLLCSMTVNYLAGMVLEPARSKLGENDRKVVLAGVIAINLAALVVWKYAGFLTEQADNLARLFGGGVQVAQVALPIGISFYTFHHISYLVDIHRGERAASRNPVAFIAYIAMFPQLVAGPIVRYREIADQLPQQRFHRLDDFAAGFPRFALGLTKKVIVADQLGPVVATCFDTSPHDMTFAIAWLGAIAYTLQLYFDFSGYSDMAIGLGRMLGFRLPENFARPYSSVTVTEFWRRWHMSLSRWFRDYVYIPLGGNRHGVAKTYRNLGIVFVLTGFWHGANWTFLIWGLYHGALLVIERGLETGKAPDIRWQRLLRRASTLILVVFGWVLFRAPDLGQAMVMMGHMLIPDFAGLGDVVGPTLNHQRTLVLLLALLIILMPARPATGRFLESARTRPAVALRAAVMILGLPYAAILLASGTFSPFLYYQF, via the coding sequence ATGAACTTCGTCAGCCCGCTTTTCCTGTGGTACTTCGTGCCGGTCGTGCTGCTGGCCGTGCTCGTGACGCCACGCGGTTGGCGCAACGGTGTGGTCGCCGTGGCCAGCCTTTTCTTCTACGCCGCCGGCGCCGGGCCGACCACGTTGCTGTTGCTGTGCAGCATGACCGTGAACTACCTGGCCGGCATGGTGTTGGAGCCGGCGCGGAGCAAGCTGGGTGAGAACGACCGCAAGGTCGTGCTGGCCGGTGTGATCGCGATCAACCTGGCCGCGCTGGTCGTGTGGAAGTACGCCGGGTTCCTCACCGAGCAGGCCGACAACCTGGCTCGGCTGTTCGGCGGCGGCGTGCAGGTGGCGCAGGTCGCGCTGCCCATCGGCATCTCCTTCTACACGTTCCACCACATCTCGTACCTGGTCGACATCCACCGCGGCGAGCGGGCCGCGTCGCGCAATCCGGTGGCGTTCATCGCCTACATCGCGATGTTCCCGCAGTTGGTCGCCGGGCCGATCGTGCGGTACCGGGAGATCGCCGATCAGTTGCCGCAGCAACGTTTTCACCGGCTCGACGACTTCGCCGCCGGCTTCCCGCGGTTCGCCCTGGGCCTGACCAAGAAGGTCATCGTCGCCGACCAGCTCGGTCCGGTCGTCGCCACGTGTTTCGACACCTCGCCGCACGACATGACCTTCGCCATCGCCTGGCTCGGTGCGATCGCGTACACCCTCCAGCTGTACTTCGACTTCTCCGGCTATTCCGACATGGCCATCGGTCTCGGACGAATGCTCGGTTTCCGCCTGCCCGAGAACTTCGCCCGCCCCTATTCTTCGGTCACCGTCACCGAGTTCTGGCGACGGTGGCACATGTCCTTGTCCCGTTGGTTCCGTGACTACGTCTACATTCCGTTGGGCGGCAACCGCCATGGCGTGGCCAAGACGTACCGGAATCTCGGGATCGTCTTCGTGCTCACCGGTTTCTGGCACGGCGCCAACTGGACTTTCCTGATCTGGGGCCTCTATCACGGTGCTCTGCTCGTCATCGAGCGTGGCCTCGAAACCGGCAAGGCTCCCGACATCCGTTGGCAGCGCCTACTTCGCCGCGCCAGCACCCTCATCCTGGTCGTCTTCGGTTGGGTCCTCTTCCGGGCCCCCGACCTCGGTCAGGCCATGGTCATGATGGGCCACATGCTCATCCCCGACTTCGCCGGCCTCGGCGACGTCGTCGGCCCCACCCTCAACCACCAGCGCACCTTGGTCCTGCTCCTCGCGCTGCTCATCATCCTCATGCCCGCCCGCCCCGCCACCGGCCGCTTCCTCGAGTCCGCCCGCACCCGCCCCGCCGTAGCCCTGCGCGCCGCCGTGATGATCCTCGGTCTCCCCTACGCCGCCATCCTCCTGGCCTCCGGCACCTTCAGCCCTTTCCTCTACTACCAGTTCTGA